The following are from one region of the Vitis riparia cultivar Riparia Gloire de Montpellier isolate 1030 chromosome 14, EGFV_Vit.rip_1.0, whole genome shotgun sequence genome:
- the LOC117930868 gene encoding putative RNA polymerase II subunit B1 CTD phosphatase RPAP2 homolog: MAGDQPIAVKDAVHKLQLFLLEGIQNENQLFAAGSLMSRSDYEDVVTERTIANLCGYPLCSNSLPSERLRKGHYRISLKEHKVYDLHETYMYCSSGCVVNSRSFAGSLQEERCSVLNSERINGILRLFGESSLESNKILGKHGDLGLSELKIRENVEKKAGEVSMEDWIGPSNAIEGYVPQRDRNLKPKNIKNRKEGSKSSNSKMDSGKKFVIDEMDFVSTIITEDEYSISKSSKGLKDTTSHAKSKEPKEKASIGDQLSMLEKSAPPIQNDSESKLRESKGRSRVIFKDEFSTAEVPSVPSQSGSELNGVKGKEEYHTENAAQLGPTKPKSSLKPSGGKKVTRSVTWADEKMDGADSRDFCKVRELEIKKEDPNGLGDIDVGDDDNALRFTSAEACAIALSQAAEAVASGETDMTDAVSEAGIIILPHPRDMDEGESLKDADLLEPEPVPLKWPIKPGISHSDIFDSDDSWYDTPPEGFSLTLSPFATMWMALFAWITSSSIAYIYGRDESFHEEYLSVNGREYPKKIILTDGRSSEIKQTLAGCLARALPGLVADLRLPIPVSNLEQGVGRLLDTMSFVDALPSFRMKQWQVIVLLFIDALSVCRIPALTPHMTSRRMLFPKVFDAAQVSAEEYEVMKDLIIPLGRVPQFSAQSGG, translated from the exons ATGGCGGGGGATCAGCCTATTGCTGTGAAAGATGCAGTACACAAGCTGCAACTGTTCCTTCTTGAAggaattcaaaatgaaaaccAACTATTTGCAGCTGGGTCTTTGATGTCCCGGAGTGACTATGAAGATGTTGTGACTGAGCGTACGATTGCAAATTTGTGTGGTTATCCTCTCTGCAGCAATTCTCTGCCATCAGAGAGGCTGCGGAAAGGCCATTACCGCATTTCGCTGAAGGAGCACAAGGTTTATGACCTCCATGAGACGTACATGTACTGCTCATCTGGTTGTGTGGTTAACAGCAGATCATTTGCAGGGAGTTTGCAGGAAGAGAGGTGCTCAGTTTTAAACTCAGAGAGAATTAATGGAATTCTGAGGTTGTTTGGGGAATCAAGCTTGGAATCCAATAAGATTTTGGGAAAACATGGGGATTTAGGGTTGTCGGAATTGAAGATACGTGAGAATGTTGAAAAGAAAGCTGGGGAAGTGTCtatggaagactggattggtCCATCAAATGCAATTGAAGGTTATGTTCCACAGAGGGATCGCAATTTGAAgcccaaaaatattaaaaatcgtAAAGAAG GGTCTAAATCTAGCAACTCCAAGATGGACAGTGGAAAAAAATTTGTGATTGATGAGATGGACTTTGTCAGTACCATAATCACCGAGGATGAGTACAGCATTTCAAAAAGCTCTAAAGGTTTGAAAGACACTACTTCCCATGCAAAATCAaaagaaccaaaagaaaaggCAAGCATAGGGGATCAGCTTTCCATGTTAGAAAAGTCAGCTCCTCCTATACAGAATGATTCTGAAAGTAAATTAAGAGAATCAAAAGGGAGGAGTAGGGTTATTTTCAAAGATGAGTTCAGCACTGCGGAAGTTCCTTCAGTTCCCAGCCAAAGTGGTTCTGAGTTAAATGGTGTGAAAGGGAAGGAGGAATATCATACTGAAAATGCAGCACAATTGGGTCCCACCAAGCCAAAATCCTCTCTGAAACCTTCAGGTGGAAAAAAAGTAACTCGCTCTGTTACTTGGGCTGATGAGAAAATGGATGGTGCAGACAGTAGAGATTTTTGTAAAGTGAGGGAATTGGAGATCAAGAAAGAAGATCCTAATGGGTTAGGGGATATAGATGTGGGAGATGATGATAATGCTTTAAGATTTACATCAGCAGAAGCATGTGCAATAGCATTGAGCCAGGCAGCAGAAGCTGTTGCATCTGGAGAAACTGATATGACTGATGCTG TGTCTGAAGCTGGAATTATCATATTGCCACATCCACGTGATATGGATGAAGGGGAATCTCTAAAGGATGCTGATTTGCTTGAACCTGAACCAGTTCCTTTGAAGTGGCCAATAAAACCTGGAATTTCACATTCAGATATATTTGATTCTGATGATTCTTGGTATGATACGCCACCAGAAGGGTTCAGTTTGACT TTGTCACCATTTGCAACAATGTGGATGGCACTCTTTGCATGGATAACATCATCTTCTATTGCTTATATATATGGACGGGATGAAAGTTTCCATGAGGAGTATTTATCAGTTAACGGAAGGGAGTatcccaaaaaaattattttgactgaTGGCCGTTCTTCTGAAATTAAGCAAACTCTAGCGGGTTGTCTGGCTCGGGCTTTGCCTGGACTTGTTGCAGATCTCAGATTGCCAATACCAGTGTCAAATCTGGAGCAGGGAGTG GGGCGCTTGTTGGATACGATGTCTTTTGTTGATGCACTTCCATCATTCAGAATGAAACAGTGGCAAGTGATTGTTCTTTTGTTTATCGATGCCCTCTCTGTTTGTCGGATTCCTGCACTTACTCCACACATGACAAGTAGGAGGATGTTGTTTCCAAAG GTGTTCGATGCTGCTCAAGTAAGCGCAGAAGAATATGAAGTTATGAAGGATCTCATCATCCCTCTTGGCCGAGTACCTCAGTTCTCTGCACAAAGTGGGGGTTAA
- the LOC117930020 gene encoding LOW QUALITY PROTEIN: FACT complex subunit SPT16-like (The sequence of the model RefSeq protein was modified relative to this genomic sequence to represent the inferred CDS: inserted 1 base in 1 codon): protein MAEHRNGNAKPSDGKASGAASPYAINLDNFTKRLKTLYSHWKEHSSDLWGSSDALAIATPPASDDLRYLKSSALNIWLLGYEFPETIMVFMKKQIHFLCSQKKASLLEVVRKSAKEAVGVEVVMHVKAKSDDGTGLMDAIFRAVRTNSSSHDTPVVGHIGREAPEGKLLEMWTEKLKNADFQLSDITNGFSDLFAMKDSTELTNVKKAAFLTSSVMKHFVVPKLEKVIDEEKXVSHSSLMDDTEKAILEPARVKVKLKAENVDICYPPIFQSGGEFDLRPSASSNDENLYYDSTSVIICAIGSRYNSYCSNVARTFLIDANAMQSKAYEVLLKAHEAAIGALKPGNKVSAAYQAALAVVEKDAPELVSNLTKSAGTGIGLEFRESGLNLNAKNDRVLKPGMVFNVSLGFQNLQTDTNNPKTQKFSVLLADSVIVGEKGPEVVTSISSKAVKDVAYSFNEDDDEEEEERPKVKPEANGGEAVSSKATLRSDNQEMSKEELRRQHQAELARQKNEETARRLAGGGSGAGDNRGAVKATGDLIAYKNVNDLPPPKELMIQVDQKNEAILLPIYGSMVPFHVATVKSVSSQQDTNRTCYIRIIFNVPGTPFSPHDSNSMKFQGSIYLKEVSFRSKDPRHISEVVQQIKTLRRQVASRESERAERATLVTQEKLQLAGTRFKPIRLSDLWIRPSFGGRGRKLTGSLESHTNGFRYSTSRPDERVDIMYGNIKHAFFQPAEKEMITLLHFHLHNHIMVGNKKTKDVQFFVEVMDVVQTLGGGKRSAYDPDEIEEEQRERDRKNKINMDFQNFVNRVNDLWGQPQFKGLDLEFDQPLRELGFHGVPHKASAFIVPTSSCLVELIETPFLVITLSEIEIVNLERVGLGQKNFDMTIVFKDFKRDVLRIDSIPSTSLDGIKEWLDTTDLKYYESRLNLNWRPILKTITEDPEKFIEDGGWEFLNLEVSDSDSENSQESDQGYEPSDVQSDTGSEEEADDSESLVESEDDDEEDSDGDSEEEQGKTWEELEREASNADREKGDESDSEEERKRRKMKAFGKARVPEKRSTRGSLPKRPKLR, encoded by the exons ATGGCTGAACATCGAAATGGTAATGCCAAACCTTCAGATGGCAAGGCATCGGGAGCCGCCAGTCCTTATGCTATCAATCTGGATAACTTCACTAAACGGTTGAAAACTTTGTATTCACATTGGAAAGAACACAGTAGTGATCTTTGGGGTTCTTCTGATGCTCTTGCAATAGCAACACCTCCAGCTTCGGATGATCTTCGGTACCTAAAATCCTCGGCACTGAACATTTGGTTGCTTGGTTATGAGTTCCCAGAGACAATAATGGTTTTCATGAAGAAACAAATTCATTTCTTGTGTAGCCAGAAAAAGGCCTCTCTGCTTGAAGTTGTGAGAAAATCTGCCAAGGAGGCTGTTGGTGTGGAAGTTGTCATGCATGTGAAGGCCAAAAGTGATGATGGAACTGGACTAATGGATGCTATATTCCGTGCTGTTCGCACAAATTCCAGTTCTCATGATACTCCTGTGGTTGGACACATAGGAAGGGAGGCTCCAGAAGGGAAACTTTTGGAGATGTGGActgagaaattaaaaaatgcaGATTTCCAGCTCAGTGATATAACAAATGGGTTTTCAGATCTGTTTGCTATGAAGGACAGCACTGAGCTAACAAATGTGAAGAAAGCTGCATTCTTGACTTCATCAGTCATGAAGCATTTTGTGGTCCCAAAGCTTGAAAAGGTCATTGATGAGGAAA AGGTTTCCCATTCTTCATTAATGGATGACACGGAGAAGGCTATATTGGAACCTGCAAGAGTTAAGGTGAAGCTGAAAGCTGAGAATGTTGATATTTGTTACCCTCCAATTTTTCAGAGTGGTGGGGAGTTTGATCTCAGGCCAAGTGCTTCAAGCAATGATGAGAATCTTTACTATGACTCAACTAGTGTGATCATTTGTGCCATTGGTTCCCGCTACAATAGCTATTGCTCTAATGTTGCTCGGACCTTCTTGATTGATGCAAATGCTATGCAGAGCAAGGCATATGAGGTCCTCCTTAAAGCCCATGAAGCAGCAATTGGTGCCTTGAAACCTGGGAACAAAGTCAGTGCTGCATACCAAGCAGCACTTGCAGTGGTTGAGAAGGATGCTCCTGAATTGGTTTCCAACTTGACAAAATCTGCAGGAACTGGAATTGGCCTTGAGTTCCGTGAATCAGGATTGAATCTTAATGCCAAGAATGACCGGGTATTAAAACCAGGCATGGTTTTCAACGTGTCTCTGGGATTTCAGAACTTGCAGACAGACACCAACAATCCAAAGACCCAGAAATTTTCTGTGCTGCTTGCAGATTCTGTTATTGTTGGTGAAAAAGGCCCAGAAGTTGTGACTTCTATAAGTTCCAAAGCAGTGAAGGATGTAGCATACTCATtcaatgaggatgatgatgaagaagaagaagagaggccAAAAGTCAAACCTGAGGCTAATGGTGGTGAGGCCGTATCATCTAAGGCAACACTTAGGTCTGATAACCAGGAGATGTCAAAGGAGGAGCTGCGGAGGCAGCACCAGGCTGAACTTGCCCGCCAGAAGAATGAAGAAACTGCTAGGAGGCTTGCAGGTGGAGGTTCTGGGGCAGGGGATAATCGAGGTGCAGTGAAGGCCACTGGAGATTTGATTGCATATAAGAATGTCAATGATCTACCCCCTCCAAAAGAATTGATGATTCAGGTTGACCAGAAGAACGAAGCCATCCTCTTGCCAATTTATGGAAGCATGGTGCCTTTCCATGTTGCAACTGTGAAGAGTGTCTCCAGCCAGCAGGACACTAATCGAACATGTTATATCCGAATAATCTTCAATGTACCTGGCACCCCTTTCAGTCCTCATGACTCCAACTCCATGAAGTTTCAAGGGTCAATTTATCTCAAGGAGGTTTCATTTCGCTCCAAGGACCCTAGGCACATAAGTGAAGTGGTTCAGCAGATTAAAACCCTCCGCCGGCAGGTTGCCTCCAGGGAATCTGAAAGGGCTGAGAGAGCAACGTTAGTTACCCAAGAGAAGCTGCAACTTGCAGGGACCAGATTCAAGCCAATAAGATTGTCTGATCTTTGGATCCGCCCCTCTTTTGGTGGTCGTGGAAGGAAGCTAACTGGTTCACTAGAATCCCACACAAATGGGTTCCGATATTCTACCTCAAGGCCTGATGAACGTGTGGACATTATGTACGGTAACATCAAACATGCATTCTTCCAGCCAGCAGAGAAGGAAATGATCACTCTCCTGCACTTCCATCTCCACAATCACATCATGGTGGGaaacaagaaaaccaaagaTGTGCAATTCTTTGTTGAGGTGATGGATGTGGTCCAGACACTGGGAGGTGGAAAGAGATCAGCCTATGACCCGGATGAGATTGAGGAAGAGCAGCGGGAGAGGGatcgaaaaaataaaattaacatggaCTTCCAAAACTTTGTGAACCGGGTTAACGATCTATGGGGGCAACCACAATTTAAAGGGCTTGACCTTGAGTTTGATCAGCCTCTTAGAGAGCTTGGCTTCCATGGGGTACCTCACAAAGCCTCGGCTTTTATTGTCCCAACTTCTAGCTGTCTGGTTGAGCTGATTGAGACACCCTTCCTTGTAATCACCCTAAGCGAGATTGAGATAGTTAACCTGGAGAGAGTTGGTCTCGGgcaaaagaattttgatatgaCAATTGTTTTCAAGGACTTCAAGAGGGATGTACTTAGGATTGACTCAATCCCTTCCACATCACTAGATGGCATCAAGGAGTGGCTCGACACAACTGATCTCAAATATTACGAGAGCAGGTTGAATCTGAACTGGCGACCTATACTGAAGACTATAACTGAAGATCCAGAAAAGTTCATTGAGGATGGCGGATGGGAATTTTTGAACTTGGAAGTTAGTGATTCAGATTCCGAGAACTCACAGGAGTCCGACCAAGGGTATGAGCCTTCAGATGTGCAGTCAGACACAGGATCAGAAGAGGAGGCTGATGACAGTGAGTCATTGGTGGAATCcgaggatgatgatgaggagGACTCAGACGGAGACTCAGAGGAGGAGCAGGGAAAGACATGGGAAGAGTTGGAGAGGGAAGCAAGCAATGCTGATCGAGAGAAAGGGGACGAATCTGACAGTGAAGAGGAGAGAAAGAGGAGGAAGATGAAAGCCTTTGGGAAGGCTCGGGTACCAGAAAAGAGAAGCACCAGGGGCAGTCTTCCCAAGAGACCCAAATTGAGGTAA